The following coding sequences are from one Arthrobacter crystallopoietes window:
- a CDS encoding IS110 family transposase, translated as MTAISIVAHSYPFVVGVDTHARNHVYAILAARTGELIDTRDFPTTSAGINRAIAWVARRTDADADTLWVIEGAASYGAVLAGAVAAEGYPVAEAPRMDAKKRHGVGKSDALDAHHIAAAALPLPQAKLCRPRLNEGVRQALRILVTARDAMSAERTRSVNSLTALLRTNDLGLDARRALSAAQIAEASRWRAREEELSLTIARTEATRLAKRVLELDDQLKANDKQVTELVQISEAAPLLHEKGFGSVTAATCLTAWSHQGRVRNEAAYASLAGVNPIPASSGNTVRHRLNRGGDRNLNRALHMVALTKMTHDEETRRYVEKRRTEGRTDREIRRCIKRYLARRVHRTLNAASPCLKSA; from the coding sequence GTGACCGCCATTTCTATCGTCGCGCATTCCTACCCGTTTGTCGTGGGCGTCGACACCCACGCCCGCAATCACGTCTACGCGATCCTTGCAGCCAGGACCGGCGAGCTGATCGATACCCGAGACTTCCCAACGACGTCTGCCGGCATCAACAGGGCCATCGCGTGGGTGGCCCGCCGCACCGACGCAGACGCTGACACGCTGTGGGTGATCGAAGGCGCCGCATCTTACGGAGCCGTCCTGGCCGGCGCTGTCGCCGCCGAGGGTTACCCGGTGGCCGAGGCTCCGCGAATGGACGCGAAGAAACGCCACGGCGTCGGCAAATCCGATGCCCTCGATGCGCACCACATTGCCGCAGCCGCGTTGCCGCTGCCACAGGCGAAGCTATGCCGCCCGAGGCTCAACGAGGGGGTGCGCCAGGCCTTGCGGATCCTGGTCACGGCCCGCGACGCCATGAGCGCCGAGCGCACCCGTTCGGTCAACTCGCTCACCGCACTGCTGCGCACCAATGATCTGGGATTGGACGCCCGCAGGGCACTCTCAGCAGCTCAGATCGCTGAAGCGTCGCGGTGGCGCGCCCGAGAGGAGGAACTGTCCCTGACCATCGCCCGGACCGAGGCAACGCGGTTGGCCAAACGTGTCCTCGAACTCGATGACCAGCTCAAAGCCAATGACAAGCAAGTGACCGAGCTGGTACAGATCAGCGAGGCCGCACCCCTGCTGCATGAAAAGGGCTTTGGGTCCGTCACTGCAGCGACCTGCCTCACCGCCTGGTCCCATCAGGGACGGGTTCGGAACGAGGCGGCCTACGCCTCCCTGGCCGGCGTGAATCCTATCCCCGCTTCCTCAGGAAACACCGTCCGGCACCGCCTGAACCGAGGCGGAGACAGAAACCTGAACCGCGCTCTCCACATGGTCGCTCTCACCAAGATGACCCACGACGAGGAGACCCGGAGATACGTGGAGAAACGGCGAACAGAAGGACGCACCGACCGGGAAATCCGCCGATGCATCAAACGCTACCTAGCCCGACGCGTCCACCGCACGCTCAACGCCGCGAGCCCGTGCCTGAAGAGCGCTTGA
- a CDS encoding LuxR C-terminal-related transcriptional regulator has protein sequence MADRLFISAHTVQDHLKSVFAKVGVHSRGELAARLRPDAVEPDKETIAR, from the coding sequence ATGGCGGACAGGCTCTTCATCTCGGCGCATACCGTGCAGGACCACTTGAAGTCCGTCTTCGCCAAGGTCGGCGTCCACAGCCGCGGCGAACTCGCGGCACGCCTGCGGCCGGACGCGGTGGAGCCCGACAAGGAAACCATCGCGCGCTGA
- a CDS encoding CapA family protein — MASDTIKLFLAGDVMTGRGIDQILPSPGSPKLREGYIRNARDYVALAEAANGPIPRPVEPDWPWGDALEIIGEAAPDARVVNLETSITNDGDFAPRKGIHYRMRPDNIACLTIAGIDVCVLANNHVLDFGVAGLTDTVDVLHGIGIRTAGAGRDAQEAWNPAVLSTGHGRMLIWSAGLESSGISPANAAGDHRPGVALLPDLSADSAALIIERVHAAKREGDLAVASLHWGSNWGYAVPRGQVQFAHRLIDGGIDIVHGHSSHHPRPIEVYRGQPILYGCGDLINDYEGISGYEQFRDDLRLLYFVTVDTRTRELHELRLVPMRSRRMRLERATGDDAAWLHRVLGDASSSFGTTISLANDGTMTAR, encoded by the coding sequence ATGGCTTCCGACACGATCAAACTGTTCCTCGCCGGAGACGTGATGACCGGTCGGGGTATCGACCAGATCTTGCCCAGCCCGGGATCGCCGAAGCTGCGCGAGGGGTACATCCGCAATGCTCGGGATTACGTTGCGCTGGCCGAAGCGGCCAACGGTCCCATTCCCCGACCGGTGGAGCCGGACTGGCCGTGGGGCGATGCGCTGGAGATTATCGGCGAAGCCGCGCCGGATGCGCGGGTGGTGAACCTGGAAACCAGCATTACCAACGACGGCGATTTCGCCCCGCGCAAGGGCATCCACTACCGCATGCGCCCGGACAACATCGCTTGTCTCACTATCGCCGGCATCGATGTCTGTGTGCTGGCGAACAACCACGTGCTGGACTTCGGCGTCGCCGGCCTGACTGACACGGTCGACGTGCTGCACGGCATAGGTATCCGAACCGCTGGTGCAGGGCGGGACGCCCAGGAAGCGTGGAACCCGGCGGTGCTGAGCACCGGTCACGGGAGGATGCTCATCTGGTCGGCCGGACTGGAGTCGAGCGGCATCTCCCCCGCCAATGCCGCCGGTGACCACCGGCCAGGCGTGGCTCTGCTGCCGGATCTGTCCGCGGACAGTGCAGCACTGATCATCGAACGCGTGCACGCCGCCAAGCGGGAAGGCGACCTCGCTGTGGCCTCCCTGCATTGGGGCTCGAACTGGGGCTACGCCGTTCCCCGCGGCCAGGTCCAGTTTGCCCACCGGCTGATCGATGGCGGCATCGACATAGTACATGGCCACTCGTCGCACCATCCGCGTCCGATCGAGGTCTACCGCGGCCAGCCGATCCTGTACGGCTGCGGCGACCTGATCAACGATTACGAGGGCATCAGCGGTTACGAGCAGTTCCGTGACGACCTGCGCCTCCTGTACTTCGTCACCGTGGACACGCGCACCCGGGAACTGCACGAGCTGCGCCTTGTGCCCATGCGCTCCCGGCGCATGCGGCTGGAGCGGGCCACAGGGGATGACGCCGCTTGGCTGCACCGCGTGCTTGGCGACGCCAGCAGCAGCTTCGGCACCACGATCAGTCTGGCGAATGATGGCACCATGACAGCCAGGTGA
- a CDS encoding dioxygenase: MTETTTTGTSGISPEQRAVEQQLVDTVIASFDGAKDERLKQLMQSLTKHLHNFIREVRLTEDEWNKGIEFLTAAGHITDDKRQEFILLSDVLGASMQTIAVNNEAVGDATEATVFGPFFTEDAPEIPIGGDIAGGAAGQPCWVEGTVKDTAGKPVPNARIEVWEADDDGFYDVQYTDGRVAGRAHLYSDGNGNYSFWGLTPTPYPIPHDGPVGKMLEATGRSPVRASHLHFMVTAQNLRTLVTHIFVEGDPQIEIGDSVFGVKDSLIKKFDQQPAGTPTPDGRDLGNQTWARTRFDIVLAPAET; encoded by the coding sequence ATGACGGAAACCACCACCACCGGAACCAGCGGCATCAGCCCAGAACAGCGCGCCGTCGAGCAGCAGCTCGTCGACACCGTCATCGCGTCCTTCGACGGCGCGAAGGACGAGCGGTTGAAGCAGTTGATGCAGTCGTTGACCAAGCACCTGCACAACTTCATTCGCGAAGTCCGCCTCACCGAGGACGAATGGAACAAGGGCATCGAATTCCTCACCGCCGCCGGCCACATCACCGACGACAAACGCCAGGAATTCATCCTGCTCTCCGACGTCCTCGGCGCCTCCATGCAGACCATCGCCGTCAACAACGAAGCCGTAGGGGATGCCACCGAGGCCACCGTCTTCGGGCCGTTCTTTACCGAGGACGCCCCCGAGATCCCGATCGGCGGGGACATCGCCGGCGGCGCCGCCGGCCAGCCCTGCTGGGTCGAAGGCACCGTAAAGGACACCGCTGGCAAACCGGTTCCGAACGCGCGGATCGAGGTCTGGGAAGCCGACGACGACGGGTTCTACGACGTCCAGTACACCGACGGACGCGTCGCCGGACGCGCCCACCTCTACAGCGATGGGAACGGGAACTACAGTTTCTGGGGACTCACCCCTACCCCGTACCCGATCCCGCACGACGGGCCCGTCGGCAAAATGCTCGAAGCTACCGGCCGCTCCCCCGTCCGCGCCTCACACCTGCACTTCATGGTCACCGCGCAGAACCTGCGCACCCTCGTCACCCACATCTTCGTCGAAGGCGACCCCCAGATCGAGATCGGCGACAGCGTGTTCGGCGTCAAAGACTCCCTGATCAAGAAATTCGACCAGCAGCCTGCCGGCACCCCCACCCCCGACGGCCGAGACCTCGGCAACCAAACCTGGGCCCGCACCCGCTTCGACATCGTCCTCGCCCCCGCAGAAACCTAA
- a CDS encoding maleylacetate reductase: MSLNFEHVTLGQRVLFGSGKAAENLAAEVERFGARKVMVIASEFEAPIAKKVTAGVSVALDYDDVAPHVPIEKAEKARAAAQEHGIDLLVCVGGGSTTGLAKAIALTSGLPIIAVPTTYAGSEATNVWGLTEAARKSTGIDDRVLPATVIYDAELTLSLPADLSVASGLNALAHCVDSMWGPRVDPINQALAAEGIRALNQGLPAVKHDPSGPEGREQALYGAYLAAVAFASAGSGMHHKICHVLGGTWNMPHAQTHATVLPYVLAFNAPEAPHAANRIAAAFGTNDAVEGLNKLRATLDAPKALKDYGFTEDNIPEAVDIILPIIPASNPRTPTEQNLTELLRAATAGTTPGL, from the coding sequence ATGAGCCTGAATTTTGAACACGTGACCCTAGGACAGCGGGTGCTGTTCGGCTCCGGCAAGGCCGCGGAGAACCTGGCCGCCGAAGTAGAGCGCTTCGGTGCGCGGAAGGTCATGGTGATCGCCTCGGAGTTCGAGGCCCCGATCGCGAAGAAGGTCACCGCTGGCGTCAGCGTGGCCTTGGATTACGACGACGTCGCCCCGCACGTGCCGATCGAGAAGGCCGAAAAAGCCCGCGCAGCAGCCCAGGAGCACGGCATCGACCTGCTGGTCTGCGTCGGCGGCGGCTCCACCACCGGCCTGGCCAAGGCCATCGCCCTCACATCGGGCCTGCCGATCATCGCCGTGCCCACCACGTACGCCGGGTCCGAAGCCACCAACGTGTGGGGCCTGACCGAAGCGGCGCGCAAGAGCACCGGCATCGACGACCGTGTCCTTCCCGCAACCGTGATTTACGACGCCGAACTGACCCTCTCGCTGCCGGCGGACCTCTCGGTGGCCTCCGGTTTGAACGCCCTGGCGCACTGCGTGGACTCCATGTGGGGGCCCCGCGTGGACCCGATCAACCAGGCTTTGGCTGCCGAAGGCATCCGCGCCCTCAACCAGGGCCTGCCAGCAGTGAAGCATGATCCTTCCGGGCCCGAGGGACGCGAACAGGCGCTCTACGGCGCGTACCTGGCGGCGGTCGCGTTCGCGTCCGCCGGCTCGGGCATGCACCACAAGATCTGCCACGTCCTCGGCGGAACCTGGAACATGCCCCACGCCCAGACCCACGCCACCGTGCTCCCCTACGTGCTCGCGTTCAACGCCCCCGAAGCCCCCCACGCCGCCAACCGGATCGCCGCGGCCTTCGGCACCAACGATGCCGTGGAAGGCCTCAACAAACTCCGCGCAACCCTAGACGCACCCAAGGCGCTGAAGGACTACGGCTTCACCGAAGACAACATTCCCGAGGCCGTCGACATCATCCTGCCCATCATCCCCGCATCCAACCCGCGCACCCCTACCGAGCAGAACCTCACCGAACTGCTCCGAGCCGCCACCGCCGGCACCACCCCCGGCCTCTGA
- a CDS encoding FAD-dependent oxidoreductase, whose protein sequence is MVIFNDGVAETETPDSNVVETDVLIVGSGPAGSSAALFLSSLGVPNIMITKYRWTANTPRAHITNQRTMEIFRDLGIEEQVLADATPHHMIGDTVFCTSIAGEEIGRILTWGNHPARHADYELASPSLNCDIPQTYLEPILVKNATMRGTQTQFSTEYLSHTQDDDGVSVRVLNRLTGSEYTIRAKYLIGADGARSKVAADIALPYEGQMDIAGSMNITFKADIAELVGHRPSVLYWVVQPGSNIGGIGAGLVRMVRPWNEWLIVWGFDINEGTPEVSEEDARQVVRNLIGVPDLDVEITGISLWGNNEQYATHLQKGRVFCAGDAVHKHPPSNGLGSNTSIQDSYNLAWKLAAVLNGQAGEELLETYSTERAPVAKQIVTRANQSGREFVKLFEALGIDKAETPEEMLALIESRKDSTPEGAAKRRAVQEAMEIKNYEFNAHGVELGQHYVSSAVVGDGSTKPAPQRDPELYYEPSTHPGVRLPHAWVGDNARKYSTHDLAPYGQFTLFTGITGEDWTTAAQKVSDQLGVTVKTVVIGPGQDITDLYFDWSKLRGVEEDGAVLVRPDKHIGWRADRLPANPEAALLDTVSAILNRGA, encoded by the coding sequence ATGGTGATTTTCAACGACGGGGTCGCTGAGACCGAAACCCCGGATTCCAACGTCGTCGAGACGGATGTGCTGATTGTCGGCTCCGGCCCGGCCGGTTCCTCGGCCGCCCTGTTCCTGTCCTCACTCGGTGTTCCCAACATCATGATCACCAAGTACCGCTGGACGGCCAACACGCCGCGGGCGCACATCACCAACCAGCGGACCATGGAGATCTTCCGCGACCTGGGCATCGAGGAACAGGTCCTCGCCGATGCCACCCCGCACCACATGATAGGCGACACCGTCTTCTGCACCTCGATCGCAGGCGAGGAGATCGGCCGCATCCTCACGTGGGGCAACCACCCGGCGCGGCACGCGGACTACGAGCTGGCTTCGCCGTCGTTGAACTGCGATATCCCGCAGACGTACCTGGAGCCGATCCTGGTCAAGAACGCCACGATGCGCGGTACCCAGACCCAGTTCTCTACCGAGTACCTCTCGCACACCCAGGATGACGACGGCGTCAGCGTCCGCGTGCTGAACCGGCTCACCGGCAGCGAGTACACCATCCGCGCCAAGTACCTGATCGGCGCGGACGGGGCGCGTTCGAAGGTGGCCGCGGACATCGCACTGCCTTACGAGGGCCAGATGGACATCGCCGGGTCGATGAACATCACCTTCAAGGCGGACATCGCCGAGCTCGTGGGGCACCGGCCGTCCGTGCTCTACTGGGTGGTGCAGCCCGGTTCGAACATCGGCGGCATCGGCGCGGGCCTGGTCCGCATGGTGCGGCCGTGGAATGAGTGGCTGATCGTCTGGGGCTTCGACATCAACGAGGGAACCCCAGAGGTCAGCGAAGAGGACGCCCGCCAGGTGGTCCGCAACCTGATCGGGGTGCCGGACCTCGACGTCGAAATCACCGGCATCTCGCTGTGGGGCAACAACGAGCAGTACGCCACCCATCTGCAGAAGGGCCGCGTTTTCTGCGCCGGCGACGCCGTCCACAAGCATCCGCCGAGCAACGGCCTGGGTTCCAACACCTCCATCCAGGACTCCTACAACCTGGCGTGGAAGCTGGCCGCCGTCCTCAACGGGCAGGCCGGCGAGGAACTGCTGGAGACCTACTCAACCGAACGAGCCCCGGTGGCCAAGCAAATTGTCACCCGCGCCAACCAGTCCGGCCGCGAGTTTGTGAAGCTGTTCGAGGCACTGGGCATCGACAAGGCCGAGACCCCCGAGGAAATGCTCGCCCTGATCGAATCCCGCAAGGACAGCACGCCCGAGGGCGCAGCCAAGCGCCGGGCCGTCCAGGAGGCCATGGAGATCAAGAACTACGAGTTCAACGCGCACGGCGTGGAGCTCGGCCAGCACTACGTCTCCTCGGCGGTGGTCGGTGACGGCAGCACCAAGCCGGCGCCGCAGCGGGATCCGGAACTCTACTATGAACCGTCCACGCACCCCGGCGTTCGGCTGCCGCATGCCTGGGTGGGCGACAATGCCCGCAAATACTCCACGCACGATCTGGCGCCGTACGGCCAGTTCACCCTCTTCACCGGCATCACGGGCGAGGACTGGACCACCGCAGCCCAGAAGGTCAGCGATCAGCTCGGCGTCACGGTGAAGACCGTAGTCATCGGCCCCGGCCAGGACATTACGGACCTCTACTTCGACTGGTCGAAGCTGCGCGGCGTGGAAGAAGATGGTGCCGTGCTGGTCCGCCCGGACAAGCACATCGGCTGGCGCGCCGACCGCCTGCCCGCAAACCCGGAAGCCGCGCTTCTGGACACCGTTTCCGCCATCCTGAACCGAGGAGCCTGA
- a CDS encoding alpha/beta hydrolase — MALDEATLGFLSGMAEAAGPDAKPMWQLSPAEARIAGSGLKDLYGEGPDMHRSEDHTLNGYDGGTFQVRVHVPVAQPSAAIVYLHGGGWVLEDIAGYETLGRQLAEKSGAAVVLVNYRKAPEHPFPTPVEDSWTALQWAASQLEQIAGRQVPLFIGGDSAGGNLAAVTALRARDHGGPDLSGQILIYPVTDYDFTRGSYLEPENQSFLTTEFMDWFWNHYVPAPEDRLHPEASPLRHESLAGLPSALVITAEHDVVRDEGEAYAERLRAAGVPVEHRRWPGQMHLFFSLVNVLPASAEAMDLVAAKVRDGWGAAN, encoded by the coding sequence ATGGCACTTGACGAAGCTACTCTGGGCTTCCTGTCCGGCATGGCGGAAGCCGCCGGCCCGGATGCCAAACCGATGTGGCAACTGTCCCCCGCCGAAGCCCGGATAGCCGGCAGCGGTCTCAAGGACCTCTACGGTGAGGGCCCGGACATGCACCGCAGCGAAGACCACACTCTCAACGGGTACGACGGTGGCACCTTCCAGGTGCGCGTCCACGTTCCCGTTGCACAGCCCTCCGCAGCCATCGTGTACCTGCATGGCGGCGGTTGGGTCCTCGAAGACATCGCAGGCTATGAAACGTTGGGGCGCCAGTTGGCCGAAAAGTCCGGCGCCGCCGTCGTCCTCGTGAACTACCGCAAAGCACCGGAGCACCCGTTCCCGACGCCGGTGGAGGACTCTTGGACCGCGCTACAGTGGGCGGCGTCGCAGCTCGAGCAGATCGCCGGCAGGCAGGTTCCGCTGTTCATTGGCGGGGACAGCGCCGGAGGCAACCTTGCCGCGGTCACCGCGCTGCGTGCGCGTGACCATGGCGGCCCCGACCTGTCCGGCCAGATCCTCATCTACCCGGTGACCGACTATGACTTCACCCGTGGCTCGTACCTTGAGCCGGAGAACCAGTCCTTCCTGACCACCGAGTTTATGGACTGGTTCTGGAACCATTACGTTCCCGCCCCGGAGGACCGGCTGCATCCGGAGGCTTCCCCGCTACGCCATGAATCGCTGGCGGGCCTGCCGTCGGCCTTGGTGATCACGGCCGAACACGACGTGGTCCGTGACGAAGGCGAGGCTTATGCAGAACGCCTTCGGGCGGCCGGAGTGCCGGTGGAGCACCGCCGCTGGCCGGGACAAATGCACTTGTTCTTCTCACTGGTGAATGTGCTGCCGGCCAGCGCCGAGGCCATGGATCTGGTGGCAGCCAAGGTCAGGGATGGCTGGGGCGCCGCGAACTAA
- a CDS encoding flavin reductase family protein: MSRGQAMQRVAEGAFEDMLSADRFKAAFRNHPAGVAVVTADPGDGPVGLTASSVISVSANPPLLVFSLSAYSSAAPALARAETVVVHLLGADHVHLAKTFATAGIDRFADNDSWSRLVTGEPVLAEAPTWLRGRIVQRMEAGDSTVVAVQVLQVQTPEPEETPDPLVYHNRAWHRLGEQSVLA, from the coding sequence ATGAGCCGGGGCCAGGCCATGCAACGGGTAGCGGAGGGCGCCTTCGAGGACATGCTCTCCGCCGACCGGTTCAAGGCCGCCTTCCGCAACCACCCGGCCGGTGTCGCCGTCGTCACCGCAGATCCCGGCGACGGGCCCGTGGGGCTGACCGCCAGTTCGGTCATCTCGGTATCTGCGAATCCCCCGCTGCTGGTGTTCTCTCTCTCGGCATACTCCTCGGCCGCACCGGCACTGGCCAGGGCCGAGACGGTGGTGGTCCACTTGCTCGGCGCGGACCACGTCCACCTCGCCAAGACGTTCGCCACCGCCGGCATTGACCGTTTCGCGGACAACGACAGCTGGTCCAGGCTGGTCACCGGTGAACCGGTCCTGGCCGAAGCCCCGACCTGGCTGCGCGGCCGCATTGTGCAGCGCATGGAAGCCGGAGACTCGACCGTCGTCGCCGTACAGGTGCTGCAGGTGCAGACGCCGGAACCGGAAGAAACCCCCGATCCGCTGGTCTACCACAACCGCGCCTGGCACCGCCTCGGCGAGCAGTCCGTGCTCGCTTGA
- a CDS encoding acyl-CoA dehydrogenase family protein, with the protein MSQTITETTGQLHVSSEHSELLERIEEITPLLMSQAAHNEELGHLTETAAQALHDAGIFRLGIPKDLGGYEASPRQVIEVIEKLSYADASTGWAVMALQMITGTTAAYQGAEATDALFADGGYHLMAGQGTRLGTATKVDGGYLLSGSWSFASGLPLASHIHTAALVEETGEALIFTFPKEQAQIVDNWDVMGLKATGSIDYSTKDLFVPQAYTYNVATKESVHGGALYRMGLANMSGINHAGWALGVGRRMLDEMKMLAQKKSGAPGASVDTDQFAAEYAKAEATLRSARAFVMDVWSDNEATLDAGEILSAEQETLTRLALNNATWSAHEVCMSVYKWAATAALREGDLQRFFRDMHAGTQHMTSGPVVLQACGRMLSGLAKNAEWVFFSLVENGAQK; encoded by the coding sequence ATGTCGCAAACCATCACAGAAACCACCGGCCAACTGCACGTGAGCAGCGAACATTCTGAGTTGCTGGAACGCATTGAGGAAATTACGCCGCTGTTGATGTCCCAGGCCGCGCACAATGAAGAGCTGGGCCACCTCACTGAAACCGCGGCCCAGGCACTTCATGACGCCGGCATTTTCCGGCTCGGCATTCCGAAGGACCTCGGCGGCTATGAGGCCTCACCGCGCCAGGTCATCGAGGTCATCGAAAAGCTCTCCTATGCGGACGCCTCCACTGGCTGGGCCGTCATGGCGCTGCAGATGATCACCGGCACCACTGCCGCGTACCAAGGTGCCGAAGCCACGGACGCGCTGTTCGCCGACGGCGGCTATCATCTGATGGCCGGCCAAGGCACCCGCCTGGGTACGGCGACAAAGGTCGACGGCGGCTACCTCCTCTCCGGCTCATGGAGCTTTGCCTCGGGACTGCCGCTCGCCAGCCACATCCACACTGCCGCCCTGGTTGAGGAAACAGGCGAGGCCCTGATCTTCACCTTCCCCAAGGAACAGGCGCAGATCGTAGACAACTGGGACGTCATGGGGCTGAAGGCCACCGGCAGCATCGACTACAGCACCAAGGATCTGTTTGTCCCGCAGGCCTACACCTACAACGTTGCCACCAAGGAATCGGTCCACGGGGGCGCCTTGTACCGGATGGGTCTGGCCAACATGTCCGGCATCAACCACGCCGGCTGGGCGCTCGGTGTCGGCCGCAGAATGCTGGACGAAATGAAGATGCTGGCGCAGAAGAAATCCGGAGCCCCGGGCGCCAGTGTCGACACCGACCAGTTCGCCGCAGAATATGCCAAGGCTGAAGCCACCTTGCGTTCCGCCCGCGCCTTCGTCATGGATGTCTGGTCGGACAACGAAGCCACACTGGACGCTGGCGAAATCCTCTCCGCGGAGCAGGAGACCCTCACCCGGCTGGCCCTGAACAACGCCACCTGGTCCGCCCACGAAGTCTGCATGAGCGTGTACAAGTGGGCGGCTACGGCCGCCCTGCGCGAGGGAGATCTGCAGCGTTTCTTCCGTGACATGCATGCCGGCACGCAGCACATGACCTCCGGACCGGTGGTCCTGCAGGCCTGCGGCCGCATGCTCTCCGGGCTGGCAAAGAACGCCGAATGGGTCTTCTTCTCGCTCGTTGAGAACGGGGCACAGAAATGA
- a CDS encoding AraC family transcriptional regulator has product MSLGTTSAAAVTTAFSTARVPLQDRLPLWEDYNKRSLIGLSCRTLASDGLVAAQRNLRMPRLRFTEIRGNDHVVERSQENIRTVPAETLPLCLLLEGEAFYYHSGGCETFSAGDAILYDADQPFIYGFSTNMRQIILDVPRSLYSERTGQSGLAAPLVLRAGPGSPLTEHTRTAVTTIHHALQAPPENPNAMEDGCLDLFDLIIGNHPSSITGGYLLSAREYIRNHLHEADLSASRISHGIGISERHLARVFAANDTTVGKDVLAIRLRRAAEMLADPKLRSAQVGTIAAATGFASAAHFSRSFKQAYGCTPREARGA; this is encoded by the coding sequence TTGAGTTTGGGGACCACTTCCGCCGCTGCCGTGACCACGGCTTTTTCCACCGCCCGGGTACCGCTCCAGGACCGGCTGCCCCTCTGGGAGGACTACAACAAGCGCTCACTGATCGGCTTGAGCTGCCGGACACTGGCCTCCGACGGCCTGGTGGCGGCGCAGCGCAACCTGCGGATGCCCCGGCTCCGCTTCACGGAGATCAGGGGCAATGACCACGTGGTCGAACGCTCCCAGGAAAATATCCGCACTGTTCCGGCCGAGACACTGCCGCTCTGCCTTCTGCTCGAAGGCGAGGCGTTCTACTACCACTCCGGCGGTTGTGAGACCTTCTCCGCAGGAGATGCCATTCTTTATGATGCCGACCAGCCGTTCATCTACGGCTTCTCGACCAACATGCGCCAGATCATCCTCGATGTTCCCCGAAGCCTCTACAGTGAGCGGACCGGACAATCAGGGCTGGCCGCTCCCCTGGTACTGCGCGCCGGCCCCGGCAGCCCGCTCACCGAACATACACGCACTGCCGTGACCACCATCCACCATGCGCTGCAAGCACCGCCGGAGAACCCGAACGCGATGGAAGATGGCTGCCTTGACCTCTTCGACCTGATCATCGGCAATCATCCGAGTTCGATCACCGGCGGCTACCTGCTCAGCGCCCGTGAATATATCCGGAACCACTTGCACGAGGCCGACCTATCCGCCTCCCGAATCTCGCACGGCATCGGCATCAGCGAACGCCATCTGGCGCGGGTCTTCGCTGCCAATGACACCACCGTAGGCAAGGATGTTCTAGCTATCCGGCTGCGCCGCGCTGCCGAAATGCTCGCGGACCCCAAGCTCCGGTCAGCGCAGGTCGGCACTATTGCCGCTGCGACAGGTTTTGCCTCTGCTGCCCACTTCTCCCGCTCCTTCAAGCAGGCGTACGGCTGCACTCCGCGGGAGGCACGCGGCGCTTGA
- a CDS encoding dihydrofolate reductase family protein, with product MEFLSLDGVSQGPGSPDEDTSGGFTQGGWFVPHMDETFMQQAADWLAEADGLLLGRRTYEEFAQAWPNMTDPDDLFAEKMNSVPKYVASNSLTKADWTPSTILSGDIPAKVAELKQQNGRELQIHGSARLGQSLLAAGLIDEVRLVIAPVVVGSGRRLFPDGGAPAGLKLVRHQVTPAGMAIHTYETAGLPQYGSYEGK from the coding sequence ATGGAATTCTTGTCCCTGGACGGCGTGTCCCAGGGCCCGGGTTCACCGGACGAGGACACCAGCGGCGGCTTCACCCAGGGTGGCTGGTTCGTCCCTCACATGGACGAGACCTTCATGCAGCAAGCCGCTGATTGGCTGGCGGAGGCAGACGGCTTGCTGTTGGGCCGGCGCACGTACGAGGAGTTCGCGCAGGCCTGGCCGAACATGACCGATCCCGACGACCTCTTCGCGGAAAAGATGAACAGCGTGCCCAAGTACGTTGCGTCCAACAGCCTTACCAAGGCAGACTGGACTCCCAGCACAATCCTGTCGGGCGACATTCCCGCAAAGGTAGCTGAACTCAAGCAACAGAACGGTAGGGAGCTGCAGATCCACGGCAGCGCCAGGCTGGGCCAGTCGCTGCTCGCCGCGGGACTGATCGACGAGGTGCGGCTGGTCATCGCCCCGGTGGTGGTGGGCAGCGGTCGGCGTCTGTTTCCGGACGGCGGCGCTCCCGCCGGCCTGAAGCTCGTCCGCCACCAGGTCACGCCCGCCGGAATGGCGATCCATACCTACGAGACCGCAGGGCTTCCGCAGTACGGATCCTACGAGGGCAAATAG